The genomic stretch CAGCTCACACAGGCCGCCCCGACAAGCCATGCACATACTCACCTACCAAGATCCACCCCGCAGCCCTCGTCACGCCCACCACCATTCCCACCAACTTTCGCTGGGCCCGCAAGGCCGACCGCGAGGTCGATATTGAATGGGCACGCGCGCGCATCGAAGCTGCAAAGCGAAAGCGCGACCAAGCCAAGGCACCCCTTGAGCGCCGCGCTCCCGATGCTCCAACCATCACCGTCACAGGCGACACACCCGCTTCCACCACTGCCACGGAACAAGGCCCACCAACTACGACCACTGAAACCGTATTGGTCACCGAGGCTTCTACTTACACCATTCCGGCTCCTACCGTCTTGTCTGGTCTCATCA from Pyrenophora tritici-repentis strain M4 chromosome 1, whole genome shotgun sequence encodes the following:
- a CDS encoding PAT1 multi-domain protein, with amino-acid sequence MTRTKVSLTKVVSITTKTVQATCTTPAHTGRPDKPCTYSPTKIHPAALVTPTTIPTNFRWARKADREVDIEWARARIEAAKRKRDQAKAPLERRAPDAPTITVTGDTPASTTATEQGPPTTTTETVLVTEASTYTIPAPTVLSGLITLTTTLPTPTKTKVTLAFTTTTKTINFGATYTKTSTVTPSASVTACKSQGGHWWS